A part of uncultured Cohaesibacter sp. genomic DNA contains:
- a CDS encoding TadE/TadG family type IV pilus assembly protein, translating to MMSHFLQRRSRGTVLIEFTLVAVLFFLLLFAIIEFSRLLFVWHALSESTRRAARLAAVCQVSEAQQLNVRTLAVLDPGLLPEFGPDNLQLNYLDAAGVPVTGDLTQAATFNQIRFVQARVINYQLRLMIPFLSLDLEALLAPAFSTTLPRESLGVTPTGYTDC from the coding sequence ATGATGTCTCATTTTCTGCAGCGGCGCAGCCGCGGAACCGTCCTCATCGAGTTCACTCTGGTGGCGGTGCTTTTCTTCCTGTTGCTGTTTGCCATCATCGAATTCAGTCGCCTGCTGTTTGTCTGGCACGCCTTGAGCGAGTCCACCCGGCGGGCGGCCCGCTTGGCCGCCGTCTGTCAGGTCAGCGAGGCGCAGCAGCTGAATGTGCGGACCTTGGCGGTGCTGGATCCCGGGCTGTTACCGGAGTTTGGCCCAGACAACCTGCAGCTCAATTACCTGGATGCCGCCGGGGTGCCCGTTACCGGGGATCTGACCCAGGCCGCCACCTTCAACCAGATCCGCTTCGTGCAGGCACGGGTGATCAATTACCAGCTACGGCTGATGATCCCCTTCTTGTCACTGGACTTGGAGGCGCTCTTGGCACCGGCATTTAGCACCACCCTGCCCAGAGAGAGTCTGGGAGTAACGCCCACCGGCTACACGGACTGTTAG
- a CDS encoding TadE/TadG family type IV pilus assembly protein, whose product MVEFTLLLPILLILLLGLTELGRALYQYTQLEKITRDTARFVVEGAASGTTGLLQLTPDVVAEASALAVNGDGNSQPLLPGLTAADVTISSLGGSMVKVEIRYRFSPMLFGDTLRLPLFGLADDISLQFDLVSSSVMRAL is encoded by the coding sequence GTGGTGGAGTTCACCCTGCTGCTGCCCATACTGCTGATCCTGTTGCTGGGGCTGACCGAGCTGGGGCGAGCGCTGTACCAATATACCCAGCTGGAGAAGATCACTCGGGACACGGCGCGTTTTGTGGTGGAGGGGGCGGCCAGCGGCACCACCGGCCTACTGCAGCTCACCCCGGATGTGGTGGCCGAGGCCAGCGCCCTGGCGGTGAACGGTGATGGCAACAGCCAGCCTCTATTGCCCGGGCTCACGGCGGCAGATGTGACCATCAGTAGCCTGGGCGGAAGCATGGTGAAGGTGGAGATCCGCTACCGTTTCTCCCCCATGTTATTTGGCGACACCCTGCGACTGCCTCTGTTCGGCCTGGCGGATGATATCAGCCTGCAGTTCGACTTGGTCAGCAGCAGTGTCATGAGGGCCTTGTGA